Proteins from a single region of Terriglobia bacterium:
- a CDS encoding response regulator, translated as MKAILFVDDHEVLARLSCEILEMQGYKAVCAFNAQEALEKFERQKFDILVTDFRMEGMNGLELARHIHEKDPQVPVIIVTGYGPVDGGKDVKACLQKEELFPALLEKIKFYLGETEPKESLRSA; from the coding sequence ATGAAAGCTATCCTCTTCGTCGACGATCACGAAGTCCTCGCACGTCTAAGTTGCGAGATCCTGGAAATGCAGGGCTACAAAGCCGTCTGCGCCTTCAACGCCCAGGAAGCACTTGAAAAATTTGAGCGGCAGAAGTTCGATATCCTCGTGACCGACTTCCGCATGGAAGGCATGAACGGATTGGAGTTGGCACGTCACATCCACGAAAAAGATCCGCAGGTCCCTGTCATCATTGTCACCGGCTACGGTCCGGTAGACGGAGGCAAAGACGTCAAAGCCTGTCTGCAAAAAGAAGAACTCTTCCCGGCACTGCTCGAAAAAATTAAGTTCTACCTCGGCGAAACCGAACCGAAGGAATCCCTCAGAAGCGCCTGA